Proteins found in one Pyrus communis chromosome 15, drPyrComm1.1, whole genome shotgun sequence genomic segment:
- the LOC137716720 gene encoding glycosyltransferase BC10-like, with the protein MRGSVLPSIQMKKSFAWRPQLMRDTVMSKSRSRPALRRPTWILALVSFICVFLILAYFYSPKNSASCNLFSSSGCLFGRTPPSPARELTDDETASEVVVREILKTPPLQSKNPKIAFMFLTPGTLPFEELWENFFQGHEDKFTVYVHASKEKPVHASRYFADRDIHSEQMPLILNSQVVWGKFSMVEAEKRLLANALLDPDNQHFVLLSDSCIPLHNFDYVYNYLMYTNVSFIDCFVDPGPHGTGRYSKHMLPEVDRSNFRKGSQWFSIKRQHAIVMMADSLYYTKFKLFCRPNLDGRNCYSDEHYLPTFFNLKDPGGLANWSVTYVDWSEGKWHPRAFRTQDVTYDLLRNITSIAESTHITSEDKKRILNTPCLWNGMKRPCYLFARKFYPETLGKLVQLFSNYTKV; encoded by the exons ATGAGAGGTTCTGTGTTGCCTTCGATCCAGATGAAAAAGTCATTTGCATGGCGGCCGCAACTGATGAGAGATACGGTGATGTCTAAGTCAAGGTCGCGTCCAGCGTTGAGAAGACCAACATGGATCCTTGCATTGGTTTCGTTCATCTGTGTTTTTCTGATACTTGCCTACTTCTACTCTCCGAAAAACTCTGCCTcctgcaatctgttttcttctAGTGGCTGTCTGTTTGGAAGGACTCCCCCTAGCCCTGCGAGGGAGCTGACCGATGATGAGACTGCGTCGGAGGTTGTAGTTAGGGAGATTCTCAAGACACCTCCTCTTCAATCCAAGAACCCGAAAATTGCTTTCATGTTTTTGACTCCCGGAACTTTGCCTTTCGAGGAGTTGTGGGAAAATTTCTTCCAA GGCCACGAAGACAAATTTACCGTTTATGTACATGCATCCAAGGAAAAACCAGTACATGCGAGCCGGTATTTTGCTGACAGAGACATACATAGTGAACAG ATGCCATTAATCTTAAATTCTCAGGTCGTTTGGGGAAAATTTTCGATGGTTGAGGCAGAGAAGAGACTTTTGGCAAATGCACTTTTAGACCCCGACAACCAACATTTTGTCTTGCTGTCTGATAG TTGCATACCACTGCATAACTTCGATTATGTATATAACTATCTCATGTACACAAACGTCAGCTTTATCGATTG TTTTGTTGATCCTGGTCCGCATGGAACTGGCCGGTATTCAAAACATATGTTGCCTGAAGTTGACAGGAGCAATTTCCGGAAGGGTTCACAG TGGTTCTCTATTAAGCGGCAACACGCAATTGTCATGATGGCGGACAGTCTATACTATACAAAGTTCAAGCTTTTCTGCAGG CCAAACTTGGATGGACGCAACTGCTATTCGGATGAGCATTACTTGCCAACCTTCTTCAAT CTGAAAGATCCTGGTGGACTCGCGAATTGGTCTGTAACATATGTCGATTGGTCTGAAGGGAAATGGCATCCAAGAGCGTTCAGAACTCAGGATGTTACTTATGACCTTCTTAGGAACATCACG TCCATTGCTGAGAGCACGCATATTACAAGCGAAGACAAG AAGCGAATTCTGAACACTCCGTGCTTGTGGAACGGGATGAAGCGACCGTGTTATCTATTTGCCCGAAAGTTCTATCCAGAAACACTGGGGAAACTGGTTCAGCTTTTCTCCAATTACACAAAAGTCTAA